In Lathyrus oleraceus cultivar Zhongwan6 chromosome 2, CAAS_Psat_ZW6_1.0, whole genome shotgun sequence, the DNA window tcgctaaaaggagtcgagcctagtttaggttgttcCCTCGCTAGTTTAGGTGTTTACCTTTATAGGTTTACTCGCTTTTATTTATCGCATTTCTTATTCGCTTTATATTATGGATATTATCTCTTGTGTTGTTGTTGGGATGTGATAGATTACATGAGAGGAAAGCTCTGTAACcgagcttagtatacacataggttagactcgtggatagtcgtgtacGCCTGTGTTTTGCACGTTGGGTTGTCATgagaaccacacccagactagattcacttggaagtacttttgtcctgtgagTATTCACTACGGCAGGGTATTTCCATTTTGAGTCGATGACTCTACGAGACCTTCTAGGGACCACCTTGGAGCATAGTCCACgcctgtgagggggatatgggtttttattgcaggaaaccatagactcCACCTACCTTGATACTCATGTTACGTCAAACCTTTGAACTTGCAACAGATGGCATATACAGATTGTTCAGAACACACCAGAGTTTTGAATCCATGTGACTTATATCATCTCATCATTACATTATCATTCATCATGACAAAGTTTTTGCATATGCATTTATTTTCCAGGAATCCAAGAGTCCAGTTTGTTTACCAAGCATTCAAAGCAAAGCATGAATCTCGAGAGAAAGAACATTCACACTTACAAGTTCGTGGAACCTCAGTTGGCCGTCTTGAGAGGACTTGGGGCACGTTTAGACCTGGGACTCAAAGATGATTTCAAGGCGTCTTATGGTAACCTTTTGGGCATCCTGAACACCAAAGTCAACATCACTGTTGTACACACTCTGGTGCGATTCTATGATCCTCCACTGAGATGCTTCCCATtccaagattatcagttggcaCCTACATTGGAAGATTATTCGCACATTTTGGGTATTAGGATCAAGAACCAAGTGCCTTATGTTCGCACTAAGGAACTTCCCAAATATCAAGACCTTGTTGAAGCTCTACACATAGGAAAGAAGGAAGTGGAAGTAAACTTGAAACCTAAGGGTGGAATTCATGGCTTCACCTCTAAGTTTCTAGTGGACAAAGCTATTGCCTTCTCCGAAGCTGGGAGTTGGACGACCTTCAACGTCAATCCAGCTCTACTTATCTATGGGATCGTATTGTTTCCAAATATGGAGGAATTCGTAGATTTGGCTGTTATTTATATCTTCTTAACTCAGAATCCTATTCCTACTTTTCTTGTTGATACTTACTACTCCATCCATGTGAGGGCTCAGAAGAAGAAAGGGACTATCTTCTGTTGTTCCCCTTCGTTGTATAGATGGTTTATTTTGCATCTACCCAGCAAAGGCCCTTTTGTTGAGAACAAAGACAACTTGAAGTGGTCCCAGCAGATCATGTCCTTGAACGTCGAAGACATTTCTTGATATTCTCGAATCTACGACGGTGTCAAGCTTATCCTCAACTGTGCGGATtttcctaatgtacctcttcttggtacaaaagGGGGGATTAATTACAATCCGAGGTTAGCACTACGACAACTGGGATACCCTGTGGTGGACAAGCCTGATCTCAAGAGTGTAAAATGTTTCGTCTTATATGAAGGGGTCGAAGAGCCATAACTAATTAAGAAGATTGTCAAGGCTTGGGGAGCAATTTGTCCTCAAGGAAAAGCAGAAATGGGTAAGAAGAATTGAATTGCCAAGGAAGCTTATACCAGATAGGTCAAAGACAGAGTTAGTGAGATTTTGTTGCCATTTCCGTCTGAACTGTCAATGAATGTCAAGCCTCTTGAACCAGTAAACCATCAAAATTCTGAAGTCGATGAATTACAAAAGGTTATCAAGACCCTAGAGAAAGAGAATGCTGATCTCAAATCTAGACTTGGTAAGATCTCCTTGGAGAAAGAAACTTTGAAGTTCAATCTGAATCAGAAGAGAGATAGGGTTCATCAAGCAGATGATAAGGTGCAAACATAGGTATTCAAAAGACTCAAAGTGGGTGACACACTCAAAGGGACTTATGCCAGTTTGACAGCCAAGAAGAAGCAATTAGCCGAAACCCAATACCGGGCTAGTAAAGCGGAGCTCGATCACATGGAACAAACCAAGAAACTCTAAAGTCTGCTAGAAGCTTGCAAGAAAGAGTTGAAGGATGAGCAAAGTCACACCAAGCAGCTAGAAGTCACCCTTCGCCAGAATCAGTACGAGCTAAACAAGAGACTAGAAGAGATTCGCGAGCTAAAAGAGCTATCACATAAGAACTTGGAAGACACCAGCCTACTGCCACAAGTGAATAGGCATCCTGAAGATCTCCCAAGCCGAGAGAAAACAGTTGTGAGCAGCGTTCCAAGCGAACTTGATCACTGAAGGAtaagggcgatccaaaacgcagcggaattaaaatttttctcctttagtgatccttacgaatgggcatgatcagtgatagaatcattacctcttgtgacgattgaagcctttgatgcagatctacggagcgatcacgaacgttgaacgacgacaacgcctctactcagtccacacgaacgaattccttcaatctcagtgctagttgctacgaatgaaggctttgagtgagagagagagagagagagagaaaatgaaattgcaactacactaaatgcttatgcacaagggttcgatttatagaaccacttgtgtgggctacaagctaaaaaacccacttaagtgtatgtggcccatattttataatatgccaaaatcacttaagcacgtggtaccttaccatatttcatattctacttaagtacaccgtaccttatgatgttatacaattcacttaagtgcaccgtaccttacggtgttccttagttactctatctctcatcaatccgtcctttgtgtgtgaccttgtaggttttctcggcattggcaattatattaaatcacgtatttaacataataaacagtgagcggtatctagcaacacatcactgctacccaagacacgaaaatgtcatgtgacctgacaaatccttctatgataatacttatatgtataattacccttttgcccttatgtctatattgaacacaaggcataaaccgtgtcatccttgtccagtttaatattgggcccatagacatttatcctgttacgtaggatgggcaaattccatctaggtcactcatgtcccttagcatgcttcgtggagtacccatcaactgtctttatggtcatccagttacggacaacgtttgatcaacaataaggcactcgactctacatctacggtccatagtggtttcaggtcgaagggtggtatacaccattatcaccatgagaataacttatgacaccgcataacattctatatagtattctcatagcgggtcaatccagtataaatattactcttaatattcatacctatgtttaagacttgataactccttatccatgatccatgagatgtgatcatcagtctatatacataatagtcttaatgctttaatgctatcccacttcacaataaagctcgactacggatactttaagaatagtgtccttatgtttaatgtgatctcatgatcaattcacacttgatacattaaacggactaactattctagggactttattaaacaaacataataaagaaaaaatccttttattattaataaataatttgatacaagtaccaaaagtattggcctctagggcttacatcaacaatctcccactagcattagagccaatcaggcatacccctaatgcccatagatctagtatggccatcatgcttctggtgcgcaagaggctttgtcagtgggtcagcaatattgtcaagtgtaggtactctgcatattttcacatctcctttatctattatctctcgaatgaggtgataacacctaagtatgtgtttggatcgttggtgagatctaggttccttagcttgtgcgatagcaccattgttatcacaatagagaccaatgggatccataatgctaggaactatgccaagttcactaatgaactttttgatccaaacagattcctttgctgcacttaaggcagcaatatactcggcctcggttgtagaatcagcaactgtatattactttgaacttttccagctcacagcgccaccatttaagaaaaacacataaccagactgcgatctaaagtcatccttatccgtctggaagctagcatcaaTATATCCAATTATAGCCAACTCTTCCcgacctccatatatcaagaatgagtccttagtccttctcaaatatttaaggatattcttgacagctacccaatgagcatcaccaggatcagattggtacctactcgttacacttaaagcatacgagacatctggtcgagtacataacatggcatacatgatagatcctattgcagatacatatggaatcttattcatgcgatccctttcttccttagttgaaggggattgtgtttttgatagacacatgccatgttgcataggtatgaatcctttcttggaatcatgcatattaaagcgtctcaacactttgtctatgtatgtactctgacttaggacaagcagtttttgtgatctatctctatagattctgattcctaatgtataggctgcttcacctaggtccttcatagaaaagcatttccccaaccaagactttacttgttgcaagatagggacatcgtttccaatgagtaatatgtcatctacatataataccaggaaaacgatcatgctcccactaaccttcttgtagacacaaggctcatcttcgttcttgatgaatccatattgttttactgtttcattaaaacgaagattctagcttctagaagcttgcttcaatccatagattgatctttgtaacttacatatcttttgggcttcttctggtatgtcaaatccttcaggctgtgtcatgtacacatccttaagaagattcccattaaggaaagcagttttgacatccatctgccatatttcataatcatgatatgaagcgatagcaagtaaaatccatacagatttaagcattgcaactggtgaaaaggtttcatcatagtcaaccccatgaatttgtttatatccttttgcaaccagtcttgccttataggtatgtaccttaccatccatgccagtcttctttttgaagacccacttgcatcctatagggttaactcctacaggaggctctaccaaggtccaaacctggtttgtgtacatggaatccatttcagatttcatggcttctagccatttctcagactcgggactagttatggcctcttggtaggtcacaggctcatcttgatccatgagtaatacatcaccttgatcagttatgagatatccatatctctcaggcAGGTGACGTATCCCACCTGACCTACGCTGatcttgttctacttgagcaggttgctcttccacaactacttgtgtttcctgctctaattcctccataggtgtatcaatgctttgtgattcttgaatttcttcaagctctactttcctcccactgattcctttggaaataaaatccttttataGGAAAACTCTAGTTCAAGCAACAAACACTTTaccctcagaaggattgtagaagtaataccctcttgtttctttaggataccccataaataagcatttgtcagatttgggctcaagcttagttgaaatttgtcgtttcacataaacttcgcaaccccaaatcttcatgtaagacatttgtggtttcttaccactccatatctcatatggtgtcttctcaacctttttggatggaacacggttaagtgtgtaagctgttgtcaatagtgcatgtccccaaaaggagtttggaagattagcgtgactcatcatggatcagaccatgtctaacagggttcgatttcttctctcagatacaccattccattggggtgtttcaggaggagtaagttgggataggatcccacactctttcagatggtcaacaaactctaggcttaaatactcaccacctcgatctgatcgaagagttttaatattcttacctagttggtttttaacttcattcttgaattccttgaacttttcaaaggactctgatttgtgtttcattaaatacacataaccatgtctactgaaatcatcagtaaatgtgatgaagtactgaaaacctcctctggctggtatgttcagtggtccacatacatcagtatgtatgagggccaaaagatcattagatctttcaccttttcctgtgaatggagactttgtcatctttccaattaaataagatctttatgaagtctctactccattcttcatatcttctaggtactttgggcagtttctcttccagtgtccggtgttaccgcaatggaagcaggtgcctgcctttgctatgcctccactaggcttcaaagcagcaacagtgggtctgggtttggcaacttcctttcctttccctttatcaccttgcttgatgggccttttgttctgtctctttccatttccgatcatcagaatggacttcccttttgacttcagattctgctcaacagttcttaacatggctagcagttcaggaagagatttgtccatatcattcatattgaaatttaggacaaattgactgaatctatctagcaacgattgcaagatcaaatcagtcgcaagttcctttccgaggggaaaacccaacctttcaaggttttccacatacccaatcatcttaagcacatggggacctacatgggctccctcagctaactttccttgaaaaagggcttttgaaacttcaaacctctcatgccttgcttgctcttgatagagcatcttcaggtgttcgatcatatcgaacgctgccatgttctcatgttgcttttgcaactctgagttcatggtagctagcatgagacaagcagtttcattggcatcatcgacatgcttcttataagcatctctttcttccttaggtgcagaactaggaggttcctctttagaaacaggtttctccaagacatacaatttctattatgtttgaggacaatcctcaggtttcggtgccaatccaaaaaatttgtcccagacaattttccttgtcaaggattgatcgcaagatgttgttagaggtgtttgttgtcatggtaatctacataaaattaatgaaaatataagtatcaataacatatttaattaggtctttaattgaatatgctcccactattttactcaaaacaaatgaccctcaccatttgattcgaaaaatcccgttggaagattttctagtgggtcgagatccacatttcactttgttttaagtccgcgtaggcggattacacaaaactaggttatttaggtaggaactccttccaattatatctaatacaactctcgaatattttagttgggtgaataactccttattccaatccatcacatgaatcatttccaactcttgcttctaaacacatataatcttattataatttgtttagttaagtttgacccattgttttagcaattggatattacaattatcccatcgcaccttactaatatagaacatgcacctcacgtaggcgaaacctacattatccgatactagtcttgatgagtgctaaaacttggaaagcataaacttaatatttaatttgagggtgcaattattttgatctcaccggcttatttatcatataaatcgtctctcacatgcatcaacatacattcacatgcatcaacatacattcacatgcatcaacatacatgatgaaacagttatggcccctaacgcaattgttctcccaagccaatgagagaacctaagctaacctaataacgatctaagcttctccaaacaagatcttcaaggttgtcctcctttgatattgaattactctctttcttcataacattacattacataagaaactcgttttacatacgagggagtgagatgagaaaagaagttacattaagagattaaaaaggagaggcacgacacgcaggtcatattttaaaacccaaaacaaaataaaggaaaactaaggccataatcgatcaccacaagacaataataataaacacattataattattaattttaattcttttgattaattaaaaccaaattaaatttcggcgaccgatcacactacgtaGAGTTATGCTGGGGTCCGCGCCGAAAACTTTAATGAACAgttcatttaaaatcgacgtagtttttgcatcaacacaactcttgcgcagtcacagAATAGAAAAACAGActttgtgaatgtgacgaccgtcacaaagcatgttacgatcgtcacgtccagcttgttacgaccgtcacagggcCATGACGAAtgtcacgcggccaaaataacagaaacgcctagaattctggatctgtgaatgtgacggccgtcacaaagcatgttacgaccgtcacgtccagcttgttacgacagtcacaggcccatgacgaacatcacgcggccaaaatcagcgcttgaaacagtcaacagacgtgatccaaccagccctcaattcacaactctttgacaacacaacccttgtgtcgtcactaaccctaatgcaccaatttcagaccgtcaaacacatctcgattgttgattcaatatgattgatcaacatgtcattgcttcaccatactaatgtcggattccgaagcaaatgaccattgatcgctcaaaggaaaacaaccattaagtgtttgaatgaacgaaatagaaacaatatatcatatataccgtattttgcattaggattacttatatcatatatatatatatatatatatatatatatatatatatatatatatatatatatatatatatatatatatatatatatatatataatatatatatatatataattatatatatatatatatatatatatatatatatatatatatatatatatatatatatatatatatatatatatatatatatatatatattatatatatatatatatatatatatatatatatatatatatatatatatatatatatatatatatatatatatatataacttgatctatctcaattgcgtaacctatggacgatcgatgtatcgctgcttcaccatactaatgtcggattccgaagcatagtcaacatcaatcatccaaatcatacatacatgatgccaaatttaattactcggTTATTCTTTGATCCATTCTGTCTTctaatcgtattaatacagaaaataaatagctatcagatgcatggtttcgtaagtggctctgataccactgaaggataagggcgatccaaaacgcagcggaatttaaaattttctcctttagtgatccttacgaatgggcatgatcagtgatcAAATCGctacctcttgtgacgattgaaacctttgatgcaaatctatggagcgatcacgaacgttgaacgacgacaacgcctctactcagtccacacgaacggattccttcaatctcagtgctagctgctacgaatgaaggctttgagtgagagagagagagagagagagagagagagagagagagagagagggagagatagagagagacgaaattgcaactgcactaaatgctattgcacaagggttctatttatagaaccacttgtgtgggttgcaagctaaaaagcccacttaagtgtatgtggcccatattttataatatgccaaaatcacttaagcacgtggtaccttaccatatttcgtattctacttaaatacaccgtaccttatgatgttatacaattcacttaagtgcatcgtaccttacggtgttccttagttactttatctctcatcaatccatcctttgtgtgtgaccctgtaggttttcgcggcattgccaattatattaaatcacgtatttaacataataaatagtgagaggtatctagcaacacatcactgctacccaagacacgaaaatgtcatgtgacctgataaatccttctgtgataatacttatatgtataattacccttttgcccttatgtctatattgaacacaaggcataaaccgtgtcatccttgtctagttcaatattgggcccatagacatttatcatgttacgcaggatgggcaaattccatctaggtcactcatgtcccttagcatgcttcgtggagtacccatcaactgtctttatgatcatccagttacggacaatgtttgatcagcaataaggcactcgactctacatctagggtccatagtggttttaggtcgaagggtggtatacaccattatcaccatgagaataacttatgacactttgcataacattctatatagtattctcatagcgggtcaatccagtataaatatta includes these proteins:
- the LOC127122804 gene encoding uncharacterized protein LOC127122804 — protein: MNLERKNIHTYKFVEPQLAVLRGLGARLDLGLKDDFKASYGNLLGILNTKVNITVVHTLVRFYDPPLRCFPFQDYQLAPTLEDYSHILGIRIKNQVPYVRTKELPKYQDLVEALHIGKKEVEVNLKPKGGIHGFTSKFLVDKAIAFSEAGSWTTFNVNPALLIYGIVLFPNMEEFVDLAVIYIFLTQNPIPTFLVDTYYSIHVRAQKKKGTIFCCSPSLYRWFILHLPSKGPFVENKDNLKWSQQIMSLNVEDIS